Within the Corynebacterium sp. sy039 genome, the region TGAATATGCCCAGGCAAATGGTGTTGCATAATTCCTGAGTTTATATTGGTTTTCCTCTCCTTATGCTGTGCTCTCTATGCCGTGCGTTTCATCGCACGGCATAACAGGAGTATGTTGTAATTCATGACTGCTCCTCGTGATCCCTTCTTCCCCGCTGATCAATCAATCCGTGCCGATAATTCGCCACTGGATATTCGCCGTTTAGGCGAAATTGACTATCAACAAGCATGGGATTTACAAAATGAACTCGTTGCCCAGCGCGTATCTGGCGATATTGGCGACACAGTCCTCGTGTTAGAACATCCAGCCGTCTACACTGCTGGAAAGCGTACTCAGCCTGAAGATCGCCCTACCAATGGTTTACCAGTCATTGATGTTGACCGCGGCGGGCGTATTACGTGGCATGGTCCGGGGCAATTAGTGTTTTATCCGCTCATCAAATTAGCTGACCCTATTGATGTGGTCGATTATGTGCGCCGCATTGAAGAAGCACTAATCCAGGTGATACGCAATTACGCTGGTATCAGTAATGCTGGCAGAATTGATGGGCGCTCTGGGGTATGGATACCGGGCACCGGTGGTCGGGCTCATCGTAAGGTTGCTGCTTTGGGCATTCGCATTACGCGTGGCGTTACTATGCATGGTCTTGCACTTAATTGCAATAACACACTTGACTATTACAATCACATTGTTCCCTGCGGTATCACCGACGCGGGTGTCACTACCCTCTCGCAAGAATTAGGGCGTGAGATAAGTACCTCAGAGATGACCGATCCTCTTCTTGAGGCTCTTGATGCGGCTTTGTCTGGTCGTCTGCAAGTAGCAGACCACACTTTTGCCCAAGCACCAGACCCGACTAAGGGATTGCCGCGGCGTTCTGCGACACATATGCCACTTAAACCGCAACCATTAAATCTCTCTTTGGATTAAAAATCACCCTTTTTAAGCAGGGCTTTTCGACGCACGGCCAAAGGCGGAGTAGTCTGTGCGATGTGACTACATCAGCACCTGAAGGACGTAAACTACTTCGTATTGAAGCAAGAAACTCGCAAACCCCTATCGAGGCTAAGCCTCGGTGGATTCGTACTGCGGTAAAAACAGGACCTGAGTACCAAGATATTAAAAAGCGTGTGGCTGGTTCTGGTTTGCATACTGTATGCCAAGAAGCTGGCTGCCCGAATATCCACGAGTGTTGGGAATCCCGCGAAGCAACTTTCCTCATCGGTGGTGCTAATTGCTCTCGACGGTGTGATTTCTGCCAGATCAATTCAGCAAAACCAGAACCGCTAGATCGTGATGAGCCACGTCGAGTAGCGGAATCAGTAGAAATGGAACTAAAAACTACTCCACCATCACAGGTGTTACCCGTGACGATCTCGACGACGAGGGTGCCTGGTTGTATGCGGAAGTGGTGCGGCAGATTCACAAGCTCAACCCGCACACTGGCGTGGAAAACCTCACTCCTGATTTCTCTGGTAAAGCCGACTTACTTCAAGAAGTTTTCGAGGCACGCCCAGAAGTATTTGCACATAATCTAGAGACTGTACCACGTATTTTTAAGCGTATTCGCCCAGCATTCCGCTATGAGCGTTCTCTTGATGTTATTCGCCAAGCGCGTAACTTTGGTTTAGTGACCAAATCAAACCTCATCCTTGGTATGGGGGAAACACCAGAAGAAGTACGTGAAGCACTCGTTGATCTTCATTCGGCAGGGTGTGACATTATCACTATTACGCAGTATTTACGCCCTGGTGCGCTTTATCACCCCATTGACCGTTGGGTAAAACCTGAAGAGTTTATTGAGCACGCTGATTTTGCTCGTGAACTTGGTTTTGGTGCCGTCATGAGCGGACCTTTGGTGCGTTCTTCCTATCGCGCTGGTCGACTCTATGCTCAGGCTTTGGAAGCTCGTGGTGAACAATTGCCGGAGCATCTTGCTCACCTAGCTCATACTACCTCTGGTTCTACCGCGCA harbors:
- the lipB gene encoding lipoyl(octanoyl) transferase LipB, which encodes MTAPRDPFFPADQSIRADNSPLDIRRLGEIDYQQAWDLQNELVAQRVSGDIGDTVLVLEHPAVYTAGKRTQPEDRPTNGLPVIDVDRGGRITWHGPGQLVFYPLIKLADPIDVVDYVRRIEEALIQVIRNYAGISNAGRIDGRSGVWIPGTGGRAHRKVAALGIRITRGVTMHGLALNCNNTLDYYNHIVPCGITDAGVTTLSQELGREISTSEMTDPLLEALDAALSGRLQVADHTFAQAPDPTKGLPRRSATHMPLKPQPLNLSLD